Proteins found in one Oenanthe melanoleuca isolate GR-GAL-2019-014 chromosome 24, OMel1.0, whole genome shotgun sequence genomic segment:
- the APLP2 gene encoding amyloid beta precursor like protein 2 isoform X7: protein MAAAMGSAFLLLLALLGPAAALAGYIEALAANAGTGFAVAEPQIAMFCGKLNMHVNIQTGKWEPDTSGTKSCFGRKEEILQYCQEMYPDLQITNVVEANQPVSIDSWCKRGKKQCKDHTHIVVPYKCLVGEFVSDVLLVPEKCRFFHKERMDVCESHQHWHTVAKEACLTEGMILHSYGMLLPCGVDQFHGTEYVCCPQTKVVDEALSKEEEDEDEDYDLYKSEFPTEAGVEDFTGTAVEEDEDEDDEGEEEEDVAEDHDYYYDSYKVDDYIEETPTEPSSDKAMAEKEVSSDMKLPSDDVDVYFETPADDNEHARFQKAKEQLEVRHHNRMDRVKKEWEEAEHQAVNLPKAERQTLIQHFQAMVKSLEKEAASEKQQLVETHLARVEAMLNDRRRIALENYLAALQADPPRPHRILQALKRYVRAENKDRLHTIRHYQHVLAVDPEKAAQMKSQVMTHLHVIEERMNQSLSLLYKVPYVAEEIQDEIDELLQEQRADMDQFTSSISESQVDVRVSSEESEEIPLDGKPFHPFQVKTFPALPESEDPQPDLYHPMKKGSGMTELDGLIGAEEKVINSKNKVDENVVIDETLDVKEMIFNAERVGGLVDEPDNDNSLRDDFGFSSSALIGLLVIAVAIATVIVISLVMLRKRQYGTISHGIVEVDPMLTPEERHLSKMQNHGYENPTYKYLEQMQI, encoded by the exons GCCCTTGCAGCTAATGCTGGGACAGGGTTTGCGGTGGCAGAACCTCAAATTGCCATGTTCTGTGGGAAGCTAAATATGCATGTGAACATCCAGACTGGGAAATGGGAACCTGACACTTCCGGGACCAAGAGCTGCTttggaagaaaggaggagattCTGCAATACTGCCAGGAG ATGTACCCAGACCTTCAGATCACCAACGTGGTGGAAGCGAACCAGCCTGTCAGCATTGACAGCTGGTGCAAGCGTGGCAAGAAGCAGTGCAAGGACCACACTCACATCGTCGTGCCCTACAAGTGCCTGG TGGGTGAGTTTGTGAGTGACGTCCTGCTGGTTCCTGAGAAGTGCCGGTTCTTCCACAAGGAGCGCATGGATGTGTGTGAAAGCCACCAGCACTGGCACACCGTGGCAAAGGAG GCCTGTCTGACAGAAGGGATGATCCTGCACAGCTACgggatgctgctgccctgtggagTGGACCAGTTTCACGGAACAGAATATGTATGCTGTCCTCAGACTAAGGTTGTGGATGAGGCTCTGTccaaagaggaggaggatgaggatgaagacTATGACCTTTACAAGAG TGAGTTCCCTACAGAGGCAGGTGTAGAAGACTTCACAGGAACAGCTGtggaggaagatgaggatgaggatgatgaaggggaagaggaggaggacgTGGCAGAAGATCATGATTACTACTATGACAGCTACAAGGTTGACGACTACATTGAAGAGAcccccacagagcccagcagtgacAAGGCTATGGCTGAAAAAGAAGTGAGCAGTGACATGAAAT TGCCATCTGATGATGTGGATGTCTATTTTGAAACCCCTGCTGATGACAATGAGCATGCCCGCTTCCAGAaggccaaggagcagctggaggtcAGGCACCACAACCGCATGGACCGG GTGAAAAAGGAGTGGGAGGAAGCGGAGCACCAGGCTGTAAATCTCCCCAAGGCAGAAAGGCAGACTCTGATCCAG CACTTCCAGGCCATGGTGAAATCTCTGGAGAAAGAAGCAGCGAGcgagaagcagcagctggtggagaCTCACCTGGCCCGTGTGGAAGCCATGCTGAATGATCGCCGTCGCATCGCCCTGGAGAACTacctggctgccctgcaggctgACCCACCACGT ccccaccGCATCCTGCAGGCCCTGAAGCGCTATGTCCGTGCTGAGAACAAGGACAGGCTGCACACCATCCGCCACTACCAGCACGTGCTGGCGGTGGATCCGGAGAAGGCTGCGCAGATGAAATCCCAG GTGATGACACATCTTCATGTGATTGAGGAACGGATGAATCAAAGCTTGTCTCTGCTCTACAAGGTGCCATATGTGGCTGAAGAAATCCAGGATGAGATTG ATGAGCTGCTTCAGGAGCAGCGTGCAGACATGGATCAGTTCACATCCTCCATTTCTGAGTCTCAGGTGGATGTCAGAGTGAGCTCTGAGGAGAGTGAAGAAATTCCCCTGGATGGCAAACCTTTCCACCCATTCCAGGTGAAAACCTTCCCAGCCTTGCCTGAAAGTGAAG ATCCTCAGCCGGATTTGTACCATCCAATGAAAAAAG GTTCTGGCATGACCGAGCTGGATGGGCTGATTGGTGCTGAAGAAAAAGTGATTAACAGCAAGAACAAGGTGGATGAAAATGTG GTAATCGATGAAACCCTTGATGTGAAGGAGATGATTTTCAATGCGGAGCGTGTCGGAGGGCTGGTGGATGAACCG gATAATGACAACTCCCTTCGTGATGACTTTGGCTTCAGCAGCAGTGCCCTTATTGGGCTGTTGGTGATTGCTGTTGCCATAGCTACTGTTATAGTCATCAGCTTGGTGATGCTGAGGAAGAGGCAGTATGGGACCATCAGCCATGGAATTGTGGAG GTGGACCCGATGCTCACACCTGAGGAGCGGCATCTGAGCAAGATGCAAAACCATGGCTATGAGAATCCCACTTACAAATACCTGGAGCAGATGCAGATATAA
- the APLP2 gene encoding amyloid beta precursor like protein 2 isoform X10 encodes MAAAMGSAFLLLLALLGPAAALAGYIEALAANAGTGFAVAEPQIAMFCGKLNMHVNIQTGKWEPDTSGTKSCFGRKEEILQYCQEMYPDLQITNVVEANQPVSIDSWCKRGKKQCKDHTHIVVPYKCLVGEFVSDVLLVPEKCRFFHKERMDVCESHQHWHTVAKEACLTEGMILHSYGMLLPCGVDQFHGTEYVCCPQTKVVDEALSKEEEDEDEDYDLYKSEFPTEAGVEDFTGTAVEEDEDEDDEGEEEEDVAEDHDYYYDSYKVDDYIEETPTEPSSDKAMAEKEVSSDMKLPSDDVDVYFETPADDNEHARFQKAKEQLEVRHHNRMDRVKKEWEEAEHQAVNLPKAERQTLIQHFQAMVKSLEKEAASEKQQLVETHLARVEAMLNDRRRIALENYLAALQADPPRPHRILQALKRYVRAENKDRLHTIRHYQHVLAVDPEKAAQMKSQVMTHLHVIEERMNQSLSLLYKVPYVAEEIQDEIDELLQEQRADMDQFTSSISESQVDVRVSSEESEEIPLDGKPFHPFQVKTFPALPESEGSGMTELDGLIGAEEKVINSKNKVDENVVIDETLDVKEMIFNAERVGGLVDEPDNDNSLRDDFGFSSSALIGLLVIAVAIATVIVISLVMLRKRQYGTISHGIVEVDPMLTPEERHLSKMQNHGYENPTYKYLEQMQI; translated from the exons GCCCTTGCAGCTAATGCTGGGACAGGGTTTGCGGTGGCAGAACCTCAAATTGCCATGTTCTGTGGGAAGCTAAATATGCATGTGAACATCCAGACTGGGAAATGGGAACCTGACACTTCCGGGACCAAGAGCTGCTttggaagaaaggaggagattCTGCAATACTGCCAGGAG ATGTACCCAGACCTTCAGATCACCAACGTGGTGGAAGCGAACCAGCCTGTCAGCATTGACAGCTGGTGCAAGCGTGGCAAGAAGCAGTGCAAGGACCACACTCACATCGTCGTGCCCTACAAGTGCCTGG TGGGTGAGTTTGTGAGTGACGTCCTGCTGGTTCCTGAGAAGTGCCGGTTCTTCCACAAGGAGCGCATGGATGTGTGTGAAAGCCACCAGCACTGGCACACCGTGGCAAAGGAG GCCTGTCTGACAGAAGGGATGATCCTGCACAGCTACgggatgctgctgccctgtggagTGGACCAGTTTCACGGAACAGAATATGTATGCTGTCCTCAGACTAAGGTTGTGGATGAGGCTCTGTccaaagaggaggaggatgaggatgaagacTATGACCTTTACAAGAG TGAGTTCCCTACAGAGGCAGGTGTAGAAGACTTCACAGGAACAGCTGtggaggaagatgaggatgaggatgatgaaggggaagaggaggaggacgTGGCAGAAGATCATGATTACTACTATGACAGCTACAAGGTTGACGACTACATTGAAGAGAcccccacagagcccagcagtgacAAGGCTATGGCTGAAAAAGAAGTGAGCAGTGACATGAAAT TGCCATCTGATGATGTGGATGTCTATTTTGAAACCCCTGCTGATGACAATGAGCATGCCCGCTTCCAGAaggccaaggagcagctggaggtcAGGCACCACAACCGCATGGACCGG GTGAAAAAGGAGTGGGAGGAAGCGGAGCACCAGGCTGTAAATCTCCCCAAGGCAGAAAGGCAGACTCTGATCCAG CACTTCCAGGCCATGGTGAAATCTCTGGAGAAAGAAGCAGCGAGcgagaagcagcagctggtggagaCTCACCTGGCCCGTGTGGAAGCCATGCTGAATGATCGCCGTCGCATCGCCCTGGAGAACTacctggctgccctgcaggctgACCCACCACGT ccccaccGCATCCTGCAGGCCCTGAAGCGCTATGTCCGTGCTGAGAACAAGGACAGGCTGCACACCATCCGCCACTACCAGCACGTGCTGGCGGTGGATCCGGAGAAGGCTGCGCAGATGAAATCCCAG GTGATGACACATCTTCATGTGATTGAGGAACGGATGAATCAAAGCTTGTCTCTGCTCTACAAGGTGCCATATGTGGCTGAAGAAATCCAGGATGAGATTG ATGAGCTGCTTCAGGAGCAGCGTGCAGACATGGATCAGTTCACATCCTCCATTTCTGAGTCTCAGGTGGATGTCAGAGTGAGCTCTGAGGAGAGTGAAGAAATTCCCCTGGATGGCAAACCTTTCCACCCATTCCAGGTGAAAACCTTCCCAGCCTTGCCTGAAAGTGAAG GTTCTGGCATGACCGAGCTGGATGGGCTGATTGGTGCTGAAGAAAAAGTGATTAACAGCAAGAACAAGGTGGATGAAAATGTG GTAATCGATGAAACCCTTGATGTGAAGGAGATGATTTTCAATGCGGAGCGTGTCGGAGGGCTGGTGGATGAACCG gATAATGACAACTCCCTTCGTGATGACTTTGGCTTCAGCAGCAGTGCCCTTATTGGGCTGTTGGTGATTGCTGTTGCCATAGCTACTGTTATAGTCATCAGCTTGGTGATGCTGAGGAAGAGGCAGTATGGGACCATCAGCCATGGAATTGTGGAG GTGGACCCGATGCTCACACCTGAGGAGCGGCATCTGAGCAAGATGCAAAACCATGGCTATGAGAATCCCACTTACAAATACCTGGAGCAGATGCAGATATAA